From one Planococcus citri chromosome 3, ihPlaCitr1.1, whole genome shotgun sequence genomic stretch:
- the LOC135840241 gene encoding uncharacterized protein LOC135840241 isoform X2, whose amino-acid sequence MIIRVLGHQAPREPLLFLLWMTLTSLTPDLCAMRISNNDRDPRPRKPTTNSKLHHELKPRISNMPMQTDFPYRYVFPANHPFSNFAQYLSAQHPTASSSNSHNTYEVYATPSTPQQYRSNQIPPEYNKFIYKPPYTQPYTSPNPAHVSPLPFHATPSPVILLVHAGQPSTGPYQTYVLIPTDNGNQPLHHNLPHPPPPPQPQPPSIHHHQQQGYNNLVPTIQYATSPPYSLPLRANIVPVAAATLPSPVITHTSQFLKPSGNPYQTQMVQRPVNIYQIPAGKYYPQKKNSIESKSSSVDNDKSESQSVTTSTERTAPEKLNIGALRTRS is encoded by the exons ATGATAATACGAGTTTTGGGCCATCAAGCGCCTAGAGAaccattattatttttg CTTTGGATGACGTTGACATCTCTGACACCGGATCTCTGTGCCATGCGAATATCAAACAACGATCGTGACCCGAGACCTCGTAAACCTACGACAAATTCAAAACTACATCACGAATTAAAGCCACGAATATCAAACATGCCAATGCAAACCGACTTCCCATACCGATACGTGTTCCCAGCCAACCACCCTTTCTCCAACTTCGCTCAATATCTAAGTGCACAACACCCTACAGCTTCTTCTTCCAACAGCCATAACACCTACGAGGTGTACGCGACGCCTTCGACCCCCCAGCAATACCGATCCAATCAAATACCACCCGAATACAACAAGTTCATCTACAAGCCTCCTTACACGCAGCCTTACACGTCCCCTAACCCGGCACATGTAAGTCCTCTACCATTTCACGCGACACCATCGCCGGTAATTCTGTTGGTACACGCTGGTCAACCGAGTACAGGACCTTATCAGACGTATGTTTTGATACCAACGGACAATGGCAATCAGCCTTTGCATCATAATTTACCTCATCCGCCACCTCCACCTCAACCTCAGCCACCCTCAATCCATCATCATCAACAACAAGGGTACAATAATCTGGTGCCAACTATTCAGTATGCTACCAGTCCACCTTATAGTTTACCATTGAGAGCTAATATCGTACCAGTAGCAGCGGCTACGTTACCATCTCCTGTGATAACGCATACTTCGCAATTCCTCAAACCATCTGGTAATCCTTATCAGACTCAAATGGTCCAGAGGCCGGTCAACATATATCAAATACCAGCGGGCAAGTACTATCCGCAAAAAAAGAACTCCATCGAATCGAAGAGCAGCTCGGTCGATAACGATAAATCGGAGAGCCAGTCGGTGACCACGTCCACTGAGAGGACAGCACCCGAGAAACTTAACATCG GTGCCTTGAGAACGAGATCGTAG
- the LOC135840241 gene encoding uncharacterized protein LOC135840241 isoform X1 — MIIRVLGHQAPREPLLFLLWMTLTSLTPDLCAMRISNNDRDPRPRKPTTNSKLHHELKPRISNMPMQTDFPYRYVFPANHPFSNFAQYLSAQHPTASSSNSHNTYEVYATPSTPQQYRSNQIPPEYNKFIYKPPYTQPYTSPNPAHVSPLPFHATPSPVILLVHAGQPSTGPYQTYVLIPTDNGNQPLHHNLPHPPPPPQPQPPSIHHHQQQGYNNLVPTIQYATSPPYSLPLRANIVPVAAATLPSPVITHTSQFLKPSGNPYQTQMVQRPVNIYQIPAGKYYPQKKNSIESKSSSVDNDKSESQSVTTSTERTAPEKLNIGNHISSLNSTVE, encoded by the exons ATGATAATACGAGTTTTGGGCCATCAAGCGCCTAGAGAaccattattatttttg CTTTGGATGACGTTGACATCTCTGACACCGGATCTCTGTGCCATGCGAATATCAAACAACGATCGTGACCCGAGACCTCGTAAACCTACGACAAATTCAAAACTACATCACGAATTAAAGCCACGAATATCAAACATGCCAATGCAAACCGACTTCCCATACCGATACGTGTTCCCAGCCAACCACCCTTTCTCCAACTTCGCTCAATATCTAAGTGCACAACACCCTACAGCTTCTTCTTCCAACAGCCATAACACCTACGAGGTGTACGCGACGCCTTCGACCCCCCAGCAATACCGATCCAATCAAATACCACCCGAATACAACAAGTTCATCTACAAGCCTCCTTACACGCAGCCTTACACGTCCCCTAACCCGGCACATGTAAGTCCTCTACCATTTCACGCGACACCATCGCCGGTAATTCTGTTGGTACACGCTGGTCAACCGAGTACAGGACCTTATCAGACGTATGTTTTGATACCAACGGACAATGGCAATCAGCCTTTGCATCATAATTTACCTCATCCGCCACCTCCACCTCAACCTCAGCCACCCTCAATCCATCATCATCAACAACAAGGGTACAATAATCTGGTGCCAACTATTCAGTATGCTACCAGTCCACCTTATAGTTTACCATTGAGAGCTAATATCGTACCAGTAGCAGCGGCTACGTTACCATCTCCTGTGATAACGCATACTTCGCAATTCCTCAAACCATCTGGTAATCCTTATCAGACTCAAATGGTCCAGAGGCCGGTCAACATATATCAAATACCAGCGGGCAAGTACTATCCGCAAAAAAAGAACTCCATCGAATCGAAGAGCAGCTCGGTCGATAACGATAAATCGGAGAGCCAGTCGGTGACCACGTCCACTGAGAGGACAGCACCCGAGAAACTTAACATCGGTAATCATATTTCCAGTTTAAATTCCACAGTTGAGTAA